The sequence TTCGAATGGGAAAGTCGTTATACCATTGACGAAGGAACCTGCTGAGAGCGAGCTTGAGGCTTTCAAACTCGGACTTAAACGATTTCAACTCGCAGATCATATGTTCAAGATTAGGAAGGTGCGGCCTAGAAATCTTGTTGAGGCATTGAAAGGAAAACTTCCACAAAACATGACCAAGATTTTACCAAGATCATACAACATAATAGGTGATGTGGCAATATTGGATATTCCTAACGAACTCAGGACACATGCTAAAACAATTTCTGAAGCATTTAAAATATTGAACCCAAGGGTGAAGACTGTTCTGATGAAGGCTGGTCCAGTAAAGAACATTTTTCGTGTTAGACAATATGTTGTTCTCAACGGGGGCTCTTCTACAGTTACTCATCATGTGGAGCATGGCTTGATATTTCGACTCGACCCTTTGAAGGTGTTCTTCAATCCGAGGCTGATCCATGAAAGGCAGAGGGTTGCATCTATGGTTGGGGGCAATGAGACCATCATCGACATGTTCGCAGGAGTCGGTGCGTTTCCAATAATCATTGCAAGATCAAAGGATGTAAGGAAGATATATGGAATAGATGTCAACCCTGAAGCAATATCGTTCATGCTACAGAATATTATTTTGAATAAACTTCGAGGTAAAATAGTAGCGGTTCTGGCTGACGCCACATCAGAATTACCTTTAGGTGGTTTAGCTGATCGTGTCATAATGAACCTCCCTGAGAGGTCTCTTGAGTTTTTAGGTGATGCATGCAGATTTCTGAAGCCTATAGGTGGAATCATACATATCTACATATTCATAGATGAGAAAGTGAGGGAAGGATTGATCCTCCAAAAAATTCATAGCACAATATGTGAGGTGGGAAGAAAAGTTGTTTCTGTCGAGAGTTTCAGGAGGTTTAAGGAGGTTGCGCCGAAAGAGTGGCATGTCGTTGCGGACGTGAAGGTAGCTTAGGACTCAACAATCATAGTGATATTGACTTTCGCGTCATGATTTCTTAGATGTTCAATGAAAACTCTGTCGAAGTCTTTCGCGGCTTTGTTGGAATTTATCATAACAGTCTTTGGGCATACATAATTACTCTTCCTAGATACTATGGCTGTCTCATCTGTGAAAGTCAGCGATCGACTCCCTCTACCAACGGCCAACTCAATGATTCCGTCAACCTCTATTATAAATATGATTCTGGCCAATTCGCTTGATGCAAGTCTCTTGAAACTCAAGGAGAGATCAACTGCCGCTTTACTGGCTTTCACAGCAAGGATACAGTCTCCCTTAACTGTTACGAAATCGTCTTTAGTGAACTCGAAAGTAGTTTTATGATTTGCCTTAATGTTTGGATGCCCTCTGGCCTCTATCTTCTCGGTTACTCGAGCCATACTTCCATTAACCCCCTTCAGATACAGTCTCGTGGCTAGCATCTCCCAAACTTTTATTCTACCTACCTGGGGATAATGTATCTTGAGGTTACTACTTTTGGATAAGTATGAAGAGCTTAGAAGAAAGGCGGTTGAGCTTCTTGTAAAGGAAGGGATCCTTAGATCGCCAAGCGTCATCAGAGCGATGAATATTGTTCCGAGAGAGGAATTTCTTCCGGAAGATGTGAGGTCAGAAGCATATATAGATGCTCCCCTACCTATCGGATATGGCCAGACGACTAGCGCCCTACATATGACTGCTATGTTCTGTGAGTACGCGGAGCTGGCGGT is a genomic window of Candidatus Bathyarchaeota archaeon containing:
- a CDS encoding DUF371 domain-containing protein — protein: MARVTEKIEARGHPNIKANHKTTFEFTKDDFVTVKGDCILAVKASKAAVDLSLSFKRLASSELARIIFIIEVDGIIELAVGRGSRSLTFTDETAIVSRKSNYVCPKTVMINSNKAAKDFDRVFIEHLRNHDAKVNITMIVES
- a CDS encoding class I SAM-dependent methyltransferase family protein — protein: MVVEKTLGQNAINLVKSLNLLNERLKVKISNGKVVIPLTKEPAESELEAFKLGLKRFQLADHMFKIRKVRPRNLVEALKGKLPQNMTKILPRSYNIIGDVAILDIPNELRTHAKTISEAFKILNPRVKTVLMKAGPVKNIFRVRQYVVLNGGSSTVTHHVEHGLIFRLDPLKVFFNPRLIHERQRVASMVGGNETIIDMFAGVGAFPIIIARSKDVRKIYGIDVNPEAISFMLQNIILNKLRGKIVAVLADATSELPLGGLADRVIMNLPERSLEFLGDACRFLKPIGGIIHIYIFIDEKVREGLILQKIHSTICEVGRKVVSVESFRRFKEVAPKEWHVVADVKVA